Below is a genomic region from Paraburkholderia sp. BL23I1N1.
ATTCACGACTGCCCCCTATGCGCCGTCCGGCCTTTGAGGGTGGACCTGACGCACGCGAACGACTTTCTGAGAAAGCGGTTCGATTTCATGAAATCATCTGCACTCTGGAACAGTTCTGGGATGAAGCCCGAAGAAAAGAGCATTTCCGTCAACGCTTCACGGGCCGATCGAACCGCATCCACGATGGAGATTACATCGAGTGCGCGTGCCTTTCGCACCAGATCTACCAAAGACTTCCCCCGCATCTTCCGCACGATCTGACTGCGACTGACACGAGATCCATTTGGCCGGGTCCCTGATGCATTTGGCACCTGCAATCGGCTGCTCGCGATTCGTCGCGAAGTCAAGGCGAAGTCGAGCGGTGGCTCAACTGTACGAAGGTAAGCGGCCGATATAGAAAGGGTTTGGAGAACTATGCGAAGTTTTGCCGGTAGTAAGCGCCTACGCGACCTGCCAGACGCTTGTTGCGTCGTGTCGGCGCGATCCAGCTTGTCCATGCCGCCGAAGGCCGTGGCCGCATTGGACATGCGCCTCGGTTGATGCTCGGCGTACGCCTGAGGATTTTTCTCGGAGTCAGGGCAAAGATCGACAACCATTTTGATATGCCTAAATTCCATTTCTCCGGCCCGACGTTTTGCTACAGTATTCATGAGAGCGTCCACGAGAAATTGACTTGAAATTTGGTGCCGTATCCGCCGAGAAAGTTCAGCGAGTTCGGCATCGGCGTTTCCTTCGTGCAGGTGATGAAGCGTCGTCAGTGGTGCTTCATGTTCCCACCGATATGGCCGCCCGTCGGGCCGTCCACGCCGCTGTTGCGCCATGCGTGAGCCAGTCGCAGACGGACTGCCCGCTCACGCCGAGTTGCTCAGCGGTAAGCTTGCGCTTGATCCTGTCTCCGAGCAGCGACAGGGCCGCGCTCGCGTGCCCCGATGCATGTGATTGATCGACAACTGCTGCAATGTCATTTCCTCGGCTTCGCTCAGTTCTACGACACACTTCTTCCGCTACCCGGCACCACGAAGGCGCCAGCAGGTTGGCGAAATCCAGTCGGATGTACCAGGAATACTATCCTCCATACTGTACAATTCGTGAAATCGATTGTTTTGATGGAACACATCCACACTATGGATAAGTTGGGATCATGCGTTTCAAGGGCCTCGATCTAAATCTCCTCGTCGCGCTCGATGCTCTGATGACCGAGCGTAACCTCACCGCGGCGGCACGCAGCATCAACCTGAGCCAGCCGGCCATGAGCGCGGCCGTCGCCCGGCTACGCGCCTATTTCTGCGATGAACTGTTTACGATGAGGGGCCGGGAACTTGTCCCCACACCGCGTGCTGAAGGGCTCGCTGCTCCAATCCGCGAGGCTCTGGTGCACATCCAGCTCTCCGTTATTTCCCGGGACGTCTTCAACCCGGCCAAATCGGATCGCCGCTTCAGGATCATCCTTTCCGATTTCATGGCAGTCGTATTTTTTCGAAAGATCGTGGAGCGTATTGCACGGGAAGCTCCCGCCGTCGGCTTCGAATTGCTACCACTTGCCGATGACCCCGATGAGGTTCTCCGGCGCGGCGAAGCCGATTTTCTTATCTTGCCGGAATTGTTCATGTCGAGCGCGCATCCTAAAGCGAAGCTGTTCGAGGAGACACTCGTGTGCGTAGGCTGCCGCACGAACAAGCAGCTATCAGGGCAGCTTACATTCGAGAGATACATGTCGATGGGGCACGTTTCGGTCAGGTTCGGACGTACGCGGCGGCCCTCCATCGACGAGTGGTTTTTGCTTGAGCACGGTCTCAAGAGACGGAACGAGGTCATCGTGCAGAGCTTTAGCATGATCCCGCCTATGCTAATAAACACTGACCGTATAGGGACGATGCCCTTCAGGCTGGCCAAGCATTTCGAAAAAACGATGCCTCTGCGGATCGTCGAACTTCCGCTGCCACTGCCCGCATTCACCGAGGCCGTCCAATGGTCTGCCCTTCACAGCAGTGATCCGGCAAGCAACTGGATGCGGGAGATAATATTGCAGGAGGCGTCACGCATGGTTGCTCCGCGTGAGACCACGCGAAGACCAATCCACCCAGGTTAGAAAATGGGATCTTTCAGCAAGGCTTTTGCGGCATGGATCTGTGGGGTTTCGAGGGTTTTGTGGCGACATAACGGATATCACCACACCAGGCCTGATTCGGCGCGGTGACGGCAAACGCCTGATCGAGCAGGTTCGGCGCGAACGGCAAGCCATGTGTCAATCTGGTTGTTGCCTTGAATTTGCGTTTCTGGTTGCAACGCAACCCCCTGCTTGCGACGCAGTCTCTTTATCGGATACGCCGACGTGCAAGCCATGCGCTACGAGGTGCCTTGCAGGCGTTCGGCCCCATAACTCTCGCGGGAGCGCTGATGTGCGCCAGTATCTCCACCTCAAGCCGGGCCCCTGCTGCGCGCGGTGACGCCGCCATCGCTCTATCCACGAATCAAAGACATAGTGCGGGTAGATAGTCGATCCTGAAAAAATTCAGTTTGCGGTAGCGAGCCAAGCCAAGGGTGCGCCTGTCGGCGAACAGGAATCAACCCATCGAAAGCGGTTGTGCCGAACAATCGCTCGGCTGCAGCGTGACATTGGCGAGCCCATGCAGCACCGCGAGGATAAAAAATCCAGGCCCCCGGCCGAGACGGACGACGGCGCGCAGCAACCAGCGCAGGTTGTAACCGGCAGCGCACAGTACCGCGTGTAGCGCATCGCCGCTTTGCCCTTTGAGCGAAATAATCGGCCCGCTGCCGCAAATCGCGCCGAAGAAACAAAGGGTGGCTTCGGTGTGGCAAAGTCGAATGCGGCGCTGCGGAAGACCGGTGAGGCAATGGTGCGTAATGCCCGTCTTTGAGCGTGGTCCTGGGTGACGTCATCGATATTGGTGAATCGGCGTGACGGCGTAAGCTGCTGTGCTGATATCCCGTTTAAGAGAGTGAGCTAACGACGTACCCGATGCAGCGCCATTCCCGCAACTGAAGATGGAGCAAGCCTTGGCCCAACGCAACCCTGCAGTCAGCCTGAAGCCGCGCAAGTCCCGGGCGGCAGCATTGTCGATCACCCATCCCAATGCCGCCGGCATCGACATTGGCAGCGCGTCCCACTTTGTGGCTGTCCCGCCGGATCGGGACGATGAGCCGGTGCGCGAATTTGCCAGTTTCACGGCAGACCTCAACGCCATGGCCGACTGGCTCAAGGCCTGCCGGATCGACACCATCGCGATGGAATCGACCGGCGTGTACTGGACCGTGTTCGAACTGCTGGAGTCGCGTGGTTTCACGGTCATGCTGATCAATGCGCGTCACGTCAGGAACGTCTCGGGGCGCAAGTCCGATGTGCTGGATTGTCTATAAGGACCTCCCCGTTTTTGCAAGCTGGGTTTAGTGATTCATGTGTTTGATTCCTGTATCGGCAAAGTGAGGGACTACAACGACAACGGTTGGCGGCGAGACAGACTGCATGCCTATAAACGGCCTTGCTGGGCGCCGTCACAACCGCGCCCGGGCCCGGGTAGTAACCGCGCAGCAGGACTCCATCCAATGGACGGCGAATACATGCGAGGTAGCGCCTGACAATCCTTCGAGTTCGCCTGCTGCCGGTCTGACCTGTCGCTCTATCCTTGTCGGTTGCGTCCTTCGACTACGAAGTCAATTTATGGTGATGTCGTTTAGGGTTTCACGCGCCCGCCGCCCCACCAGTGCGAGCGGGCGCGTGGGACGGATCGAATCGTTCTCCCTTGGCCAGCACCGCCCAAAGGATACGCGCGTGCTTGTTGGCTACCGCGACCAGCGTCTTGCTGTAGCCCACGCGAGCCCGAAGCTGGACGATCCAGCAAGAGAGCCGGTCCTGGCGGTGGTGAGCGGTGAGGACTGCGGAGCGTGCGCCCTGAAACAGCAGGGTTCGCAGATAGTCGCTTCCCTGTTTGGTGATGCGCCCGAGCCGTTGCTTGCCGCCACTGCTCTTTTGCCGGGGCACGATGCCCAGCCATGCGGCCATCTGCCGGCCGTTCTTGAATTGCTGCGCGTCCACGATGGTCGCCACCGCGGCCGATGCCGTCAGCCGGCCCACGCCACATACGTCCATGCAACGCCGCGCCTGCGGGTCGTGACTGGCGTGCTCGGCGATCTGTCTGTCAAACCAGGCGATTTCGTCGTCCAGCGACTGCCATTGTGCCCAGCCGCGCATCAGGGCCTGGCGCGCCGGCCCTGCCAGCTCGTTGTTGCCATCCTCAATGCGCTCGACGAAATGCTTGCGCAACTGGTTGATACCTTGCGGCAGGAACACGCCGAACTCGACCAGCAGGCCGCGCAACCGGTTCACCAGTGCGGTGCGCTCCTCCACAAATCCCGTGCGCATGCGATGCAGCACCAGGACGCTTTGCTGTGCGGCTGACTTGACCGGCACGAAACGCATGTGGGGGCGGCTCGCCGCTTCGCAGGTCGCTTCGGCATCGAGTGCATCGTTCTTTACGTGAACGCCGCCCTTGCGGTAGGGAGCGACAAACTGCGGTGGAATCAGGCGCACGTCGTGCCCGAGCGCGCGCAGCTTGCGTGCCCAGTAGTGCGCCGCGCTGCATGCCTCCATCGCAACCAGGCACGGTTCCAGATTGGCAAACCAGCTCATGAATCGCTCGCGCGCAATCGCCTTGCGTACCACGACATGGCCGGCGCCGTCGACCGCATGAATCTGCATGATGTTCTTCGCCAGATCCACACCAACACGAGTAATCTTGTCCATGACTTCCCCCTTCCCAGAAGGTTGTGTAGCACCAGCCATGATGGCACCAGACGGTGCCGGGTGATCGGGGAGGTCCTTACCAATTCAATGGATCCAGCAGCTCATGACGTACGGTTTGCTGCGCGGGGCATTTCGCCCGGCCGACCAGGTCTGTGTGCTGCGCTCGCTGTGGCGCCAACGTGGGATGCTGTTGCGCAGCCAGTCGCGCCACGTCCAGCATATGCAGAAGGCGCTGACCCAGATGAACGTCCAACCCGCCAACGTCATCTCCGACTTAGTCGGTGTGACGGGCCAGAAGATTCTGCGCGCCATTGTGGCCGGCGAG
It encodes:
- a CDS encoding LysR family transcriptional regulator, which translates into the protein MRFKGLDLNLLVALDALMTERNLTAAARSINLSQPAMSAAVARLRAYFCDELFTMRGRELVPTPRAEGLAAPIREALVHIQLSVISRDVFNPAKSDRRFRIILSDFMAVVFFRKIVERIAREAPAVGFELLPLADDPDEVLRRGEADFLILPELFMSSAHPKAKLFEETLVCVGCRTNKQLSGQLTFERYMSMGHVSVRFGRTRRPSIDEWFLLEHGLKRRNEVIVQSFSMIPPMLINTDRIGTMPFRLAKHFEKTMPLRIVELPLPLPAFTEAVQWSALHSSDPASNWMREIILQEASRMVAPRETTRRPIHPG
- a CDS encoding IS110 family transposase; protein product: MDKITRVGVDLAKNIMQIHAVDGAGHVVVRKAIARERFMSWFANLEPCLVAMEACSAAHYWARKLRALGHDVRLIPPQFVAPYRKGGVHVKNDALDAEATCEAASRPHMRFVPVKSAAQQSVLVLHRMRTGFVEERTALVNRLRGLLVEFGVFLPQGINQLRKHFVERIEDGNNELAGPARQALMRGWAQWQSLDDEIAWFDRQIAEHASHDPQARRCMDVCGVGRLTASAAVATIVDAQQFKNGRQMAAWLGIVPRQKSSGGKQRLGRITKQGSDYLRTLLFQGARSAVLTAHHRQDRLSCWIVQLRARVGYSKTLVAVANKHARILWAVLAKGERFDPSHAPARTGGAAGA